A single genomic interval of Arctopsyche grandis isolate Sample6627 chromosome 8, ASM5162203v2, whole genome shotgun sequence harbors:
- the pps gene encoding protein partner of snf isoform X1, translating to MSNTIVTNYSNVSGKSTNADKSLVIIVNKDGSVSLEKDAIQSLLESQYENATVSIVRMNDDGKPDDASDHSSDESVPHINLTVDAFFDSVTNEKDSQSEYVSDLFGSEISLIGFQNDHCYTPLTSPSQSRRNSECDSNLFKEETGSYSPSLHKQYIPNSKKITVLENKIIAKGKNVQYYNSSGGREVLKGSDIVKRPGSQSTQLIKRVDIDKVQLKSLDHENVVLYKLHDNFSDNEVLNDAEQNLDSDYLNIDGTNKDGNLRAKSLLKKDVKKILSRKIELKNNGLLSTVPQMVEHDQNLTNRNRKTSKSYNVQKIVDEKMKNSLLKMDISKGSDNVRQPLLLNTKLSDSDSSRDLGKSDPKLDAQRNQKSVLKKDKKPSSHNTALLNDMTSLFQSPDVIRRVSTDSKPPKTPDKIINSLLKKSDQPTLYLNVTDKIGVDTMHISKITSPKPDQRSYTNTNTTKVVTKSMSDISTRRHKNQKEGLDVMSPFDEVSLAQLLQETNSGMLSPDPMVLGPVTVQTPLLDKHDPNALSVTNSVLMSPNSLSSGGLNAPLSPSLDLLGGLHPEEEGLSEDLLRHVAQLVESSENLQEVIDKQVLGKVNNIAPKQIQPLLAKIEHNIPQQIMPEIEKAPVNVNIVKKEPIQIVRSNGRVIILPPIEAPATRSSKRKSMMNTSGEINPGVSSPDVSKLIPQPPTPVKQPVQTYSRSHRASESKSVSQVQNDKKDDDAESDESWNSEDDPDRLWCICKQPHNNRFMICCDSCEDWFHGKCVNVTKAMGQEMEDRGIEWRCPNCVKKKGHANPSFKSLLLRKSTEGKADERPSRLSTDGAGSQFDSSTSCIVCKKPARTSSIFCSDACILKHAQDSINIASPPAPTNAKNVRDAASNKPRPETRVIVYERKTGKILAGTSAPTTSNLKTWLQEHPTYEVVQPGTSVSKPTMNMSKSKPKQNSPKVQSVLTLGPDNVKMSFSSPGSKTVSLNKSSPKSVTQYPATAIKSPTLLNRPQTPKIPLKSPPTPKTPAPVQKQNPLRSPTATIFQKRDDSLTPQRFGNNTEPIRDNVKKTLRDEISKRMLESKDVKFTHEEIHKFSVDTEYELHDLFKDVGAKYKAKYRSLMFNLKDRKNLTLWQKICDRSITPKQLVRLSPEELASQELAQWRDKEVKHQLELIKKSELDLLSCNKTYVLKTHKGEEVMESRTTGTAELDPNVPMEDLVSVLNKSVDVGGESTEGGSRQTSPVTTLRDDRHSSHHKHYRHKSKSSKSSKSNSKNDNSTTKRERSSSKHRSSKDSRSDNRSHHRRSSRDRDRKSSSSRRHSDSSRISSHSKSTSKTDDEKKQSVDLQIPKDLDCKKDEFKMDLIGLENIRSPVLYDCKPDDLNEIGNDLMSPNSNSPKSPVTPDLSTNQKFIGCTESDQEPSSTMDSMVWNGTINMVDVARFSVSAQEVSGQSEDIIQELESEFDVVGRISPDTVWDYISKMKKQGYNDILILRFSSTSDEEKIQYMALYNYLSSRSRLGVIRVRNGGIKDFYILPLASHLPLPPVLLPVQGPGFEEMRPHLLLGIIVKQRRKRASHLTSLSAVPSKIAKHGHSSDRSYTPPTENSYTPPSSPKRKIPSLSTSAVISGMPLPSFLPNLSPTVRDKIAATLASADDDEPYSPGGSDSGSLERSRSPTLKQPLAEDHLLTPDDLQRKMDELTRKIEEEKKQIENMGVNISGDSLDEPYSPSRPMSPSASGNPLPELSSISLPSNLQEILASIQKKIQGPTNDLTDSQSSTEAYVPQPILSSSIASVNSPYYKEGFSGDVDMRMINTPVFPTFAKNKMDVTNKGTSKLSTLSEAELLSMVPDDEILLPSNKSSVYPPLPSVPPPPMTDTSVPPPPFKRQKLDYGQPPPPGYEG from the exons atgtcaaacACGATAGTAACCAACTATTCAAATGTGAGTGGAAAATCTACAAACGCTGACAAATCACTCGTTATCATAGTTAACAAAGATGGATCTGTGTCACTTGAAAAAGATGCTATACAATCGTTACTTG agAGTCAATATGAAAATGCTACAGTTAGTATCGTACGTATGAATGATGATGGAAAACCGGATGACGCTAGTGACCACAGTTCTGATGAGTCAGTGCCACACATAAATCTAACGGTTGATGCATTTTTCGACTCTGTCACCAACGAGAAAG aTTCCCAAAGTGAATATGTTTCAGATCTCTTTGGTTCTGAGATTTCATTAATTGGCTTTCAAAATGACCACTGCTATACACCACTTACCTCTCCAAGTCAAAGCAGGCGAAATTCAGAATGTGACTCAAATCTCTTCAAAGAAGAAACTGGATCTTATTCCCCAAGTTTACACAAACAATATATACctaattctaaaaaaataactgtgttggaaaataaaatcattgccAAAGGAAAAAATGTCCAATATTATAATTCAAGCGGTGGACGAGAAGTCTTAAAAGGTTCAGATATTGTAAAACGTCCAGGGTCACAGAGTACACAATTAATTAAAAGGGTAGACATTGATAAAGTTCAGTTGAAGTCTCTCGATCACGAAAATGTTGTGTTGTATAAGTTACACGACAACTTTAGTGATAATGAGGTTTTAAACGATGCTGAACAAAATTTGGATtcagattatttaaatatagatgGCACAAACAAAGATGGTAATTTGCGGGCGAAATCATTACTTAAAAAAGATGTTAAGAAAATATTGAGTAGAAAAATAGAACTTAAAAATAATGGATTGCTTAGCACTGTTCCTCAAATGGTCGAACATGATCAAAATTTGACCAACAGAAATAGAAAAACTTCAAAATCATACAATGTTCAAAAAATCGtggatgaaaaaatgaaaaattcccTCCTAAAAATGGACATTTCTAAAGGAAGTGATAATGTAAGGCAACCTTTATTGTTAAATACGAAATTGAGTGACAGCGATTCCTCCAGAGATCTTGGGAAATCTGACCCCAAACTTGATGCGCAAAGAAATCAAAAGTCTGTTttgaaaaaagataaaaaaccaTCTTCTCACAATACTGCTCTATTGAATGATATGACTTCATTGTTTCAATCTCCCGATGTAATTCGCAGAGTTTCAACCGATTCTAAACCACCTAAAACACCCGATAAAATCATAAACagtttgttaaaaaaatcagatcagcctacgttatatttgaatgtcacAGATAAAATCGGTGTCGATACTATGCACATTTCTAAAATTACTTCACCAAAACCTGACCAAAGAAGTTATACAAATACTAATACTACCAAGGTTGTCACCAAGAGTATGAGCGACATATCAACCAGACGACATAAAAATCAGAAAGAAGGCTTGGATGTTATGTCTCCGTTTGACGAAGTTAGCTTAGCTCAACTCTTGCAGGAGACTAATTCTGGAATGCTTTCACCAGATCCGATGGTCCTCGGACCAGTGACCGTACAAACGCCACTCTTAGACAAACATGATCCAAACGCTTTAAGTGTTACCAATTCCGTTCTCATGAGTCCTAATTCTCTGAGCTCGGGCGGTTTGAATGCACCTCTATCGCCTAGTTTAGACCTCTTGGGTGGCTTACATCCCGAAGAGGAAGGTCTCTCGGAAGATTTACTCAGACATGTCGCTCAATTGGTAGAAAGCTCGGAAAATTTGCAGGAAGTAATAGATAAGCAGGTCCTTGGAAAGGTAAACAACATTGCTCCAAAACAAATTCAACCACTATTGGCCAAAATCGAACACAATATCCCTCAGCAAATCATGCCAGAAATTGAAAAAGCTCCAGTCaatgttaatattgttaaaaaagaaCCCATTCAAATAGTTCGAAGTAATGGAAGAGTCATCATTTTACCGCCTATTGAAGCACCCGCAACCCGATCGTCGAAACGTAAGAGTATGATGAACACGTCTGGGGAGATAAATCCTGGCGTTTCGAGTCCAGATGTGTCCAAGTTGATACCGCAACCGCCAACACCGGTAAAACAACCAGTGCAAACGTACAGCAGATCACACAGGGCTTCTGAGTCCAAGTCTGTATCTCAAGTGCAAAACGATAAAAAGGATGATGATGCCGAATCTGATGAAAGCTGGAATTCGGAAGATGATCCTGATAG ATTGTGGTGTATATGCAAGCAACCGCACAACAACAGGTTCATGATTTGCTGCGATTCGTGCGAGGATTGGTTCCACGGTAAGTGCGTTAACGTCACTAAAGCGATGGGTCAGGAAATGGAAGACAGGGGTATCGAATGGCGCTGTCCGAATTGTGTAAAAAAGAAGGGCCATGCCAATCCTTCGTTCAAG TCTTTATTGCTGCGTAAAAGTACCGAGGGGAAAGCTGACGAGCGGCCGTCACGTCTCTCCACCGATGGAGCTGGGAGCCAATTCGACTCGAGTACTTCTTGCATTGTTTGCAAAAAACCTGCACGTACTAGCAGCATATTTTGCAGTGATGCGTGCATCTTAAAGCACGCTCAAGATTCGATTAACATTGCATCACCGCCTGCACCCACCAATGCTAAAAATGTTCGCGACGCTGCATCAAATAAACCAAGACCTGAAACTAGG GTTATTGTATACGAAAGGAAAACTGGGAAAATATTAGCTGGCACTAGTGCTCCTACGACGAGCAATTTAAAGACTTGGTTACAAGAACATCCTACGTATGAAGTGGTCCAACCTGGGACCAGTGTTAGCAAACCTACTATGAACATGTCTAAATCTAAACCGAAACAGAATTCACCCAAAGTACAATCGGTTTTGACACTTGGCCCCGACAACGTTAAGATGTCATTTTCTTCTCCCGGTTCAAAGACTGTCAGTTTAAATAAATCGTCACCAAAGTCGGTTACACAGTATCCTGCAACTGCCATCAAATCGCCGACGTTGTTGAATAGACCTCAGACTCCTAAAATACCTCTCAAGTCTCCACCTACTCCGAAAACTCCAGCTCCAGTGCAAAAG CAAAATCCATTGAGATCACCGACTGCTACTATCTTTCAGAAAAGAGACGATTCTCTCACTCCCCAACGATTTGGAAATAATACTGAACCGATACGGGACAACGTCAAGAAGACTTTGCGAGATGAAATCAGTAAACGAATGTTGGAGTCCAAGGATGTAAAATTCACACACGAGGAAATCCACAAATTCTCTGTCGATACCGAGTATGAGTTACACGATTTGTTCAAAGATGTCGGTGCAAAATACAAGGCCAAATACAGGTCCCTCATGTTCAATTTGAAGGATAGGAAAAATTTAACCTTGTGGCAAAAGATTTGCGATCGCTCCATTACTCCTAAACAATTG GTACGGCTGTCACCCGAAGAGCTGGCTAGTCAAGAACTGGCACAATGGAGAGATAAAGAGGTGAAACATCAATTGGAACTCATCAAGAAGTCTGAGCTTGACCTTTTATCTTGCAATAAGACCTACGTTCTCAAAACGCACAAAGGCGAAGAG gtGATGGAAAGTCGAACCACAGGAACGGCTGAATTGGATCCTAATGTCCCCATGGAAGATCTCGTATCAGTTCTTAATAAATCGGTTGATGTTGGCGGTGAGTCGACTGAAGGTGGTAGTAGACAAACATCGCCTGTTACCACGCTTCGAGATGATCGTCATTCCTCACATCATAAACATTACAG gcATAAAAGTAAATCAAGCAAAAGTTCAAAATCAAATAGCAAAAACGATAATTCTACTACCAAACGTGAACGTTCATCCAGCAAACATAGATCTTCAAAAGACAGCCGATCTGATAATAGAAGCCACCACCGTAGAAGTTCTAGAGACCGAGATAGGAAAAGCAGCAGTTCTAGAAGACACAGTGATTCATCTAGAATTTCATCTCATTCCAAATCTACTTCCAAAACTGACGATGAAAAGAAACAGTCAGTTGATCTTCA aaTTCCAAAAGATTTAGATTGTAAAaaagatgaatttaaaatggatCTTATAGGACTTGAAAATATAAGAAGTCCCGTTTTGTATGATTGCAAACCAGACGATTTAAATGAAATTGGAAATGATTTGATGTCGCCTAATAGTAATTCCCCTAAATCTCCCGTCACTCCGGATTTAAGTACGAATCAAAAATTCATCG GATGTACCGAAAGTGACCAAGAACCTAGTAGCACTATGGATTCTATGGTCTGGAATGGTACTATTAACATGGTTGATGTGGCAAGGTTTAGTGTATCGGCTCAAGag GTCTCTGGTCAAAGTGAAGACATAATTCAAGAATTAGAATCTGAATTCGATGTTGTCGGACGTATTAGTCCTGATACTGTTTGGGATTATATAAGTAAAATGAAAAAGCAAGGCtataatgatattttaatattgcgtTTTTCATCCACTTCCGATGAAGAGAAAATTCAGTATATGGCGTTATACAATTATTTAAGTAGCCGCAGTAG GCTTGGAGTTATCCGTGTAAGAAATGGAGGAATTAAAGATTTTTACATTCTTCCTTTGGCTTCACACTTACCCTTACCACCAGTTCTATTGCCTGTACAAGGACCTGGTTTTGAAGAAATGAGACCACATCTTTTGTTAGGAATAATTGTTAAACAAAGACGAAAACGTGCATCTCATTTGACCTCTTTATCAGCAGTACCGTCAAAA attgCAAAACATGGCCACTCAAGTGATCGGTCATATACTCCTCCAACTGAAAACTCCTACACACCACCTAGCAGTCCTAAACGAAAAATACCATCGTTATCAACATCAGCTGTTATTTCAGGAATGCCACTTCCTTCATTTTTACCAAATCTGTCGCCTACAGTGAGAGATAAAATAGCCGCTACATtgg CATCTGCCGATGATGATGAACCTTACAGTCCTGGTGGTAGTGATAGTGGTTCATTAGAACGATCCCGATCTCCTACTTTAAAACAACCATTAGCTGAAGATCATCTGCTAACGCCTGATGATTTGCAGCGTAAAATGGACGAACTTACTAGAAAAATTGaggaagaaaagaaacagattgAAAATATGGGTGTAAATATTTCAGGAGATTCTttg GATGAACCATATTCACCATCACGTCCGATGTCACCGTCAGCATCTGGAAATCCTCTTCCGGAGCTGTCATCGATCTCACTACCGTCAAATTTACAAGAAATTTTAGCTAGCATACAAAAAAAGATTCAAGGACCAACTAATGATCTAACTGACTCTCAAAGTTCCACAGAGGCATACGTACCCCAACCAATACTTTCCAGTTCTATTGCTTCTGTGAATTCTCCTTATTATAAAGAAGGTTTTTCTGGTGATGTTGATATGAGGATGATCAATACGCCAGTTTTTCCCACTTttgctaaaaataaaatggatgtCACCAACAAAGGTACTAGTAAGTTGTCAACATTGAGTGAGGCAGAGTTACTTAGTATGGTACCAGATGATGAAATACTATTGCCTTCAAATAAATCTTCAGTTTATCCTCCACTTCCATCTGTTCCACCCCCACCAATGACAGATACTAGTGTCCCTCCACCTCCTTTTAAGAGGCAAAAACTTGACTATGGACAACCTCCACCACCTGGATATGAAGGATGA